CAGCCCGCGGCGACAGCCGAATCCGCATCGCCGCGCGCGGTCGGCATCCGCTCCATTGCCCCGCCGCTCGAACGAACGCAGGCGAACCGGTTCGCGTGGAGCGCGCATGAAGCACAAACGACTCTGGTTCGGCGCGACCGGCATCGCGGTCGTTGGCCTGGCGATCGCGATCGGCATCATGTTCAAGCCGTCGATTGCGCCGATCGATCCACCGGCCCGCGCGTCGTTCGATCCGCAACTCGTTCGCGCCGGCGCGCGGGTGGTCGCGCTCGGCGACTGCGTCGTGTGCCATACAGCGCAGGACGGCAAGCCGTTCGCCGGCGGGCTGCCGCTCGTGACGCCGTTCGGCACGATCTACGCGACCAACATCACGCCGGATGCCGATACGGGCATCGGCCGCTGGTCGCGCGACGCGTTCGCACGTGCGCTGCGCAGCGGCATCGCCCGCGACGGCCATCCGCTCTACCCGGCGTTTCCGTACATCCACTTCACGCGCATGTCCGACGACGACATCACGGCCGCCTATGCGTACTTGATGACCCGCGAACCGGTGCAGACGAAGACGCCGCCGAACGAACTGATCTTTCCGCTGAACTTCCGGCCGCTGGTCGCGTTCTGGAACGTGCTGTTCCTGCGTGAAGGCGCATATCAGCCCGACCCGTCGCAATCCGCGCAATGGAATCGCGGCAAGCTGCTGGTCGACGGCCTCGGACACTGCGCGTCGTGCCATTCGCCGCTCAATGCGATCGGCGGCGAGCAGGCCGGCAAGGCGTTTGACGGCGGCATCGTCGACGGCTGGGAGGCGCCGCCGCTCAATGCGCTCGGCAACGCGGTCAAGCCGTGGACGCAGGCGCAACTGGTCACCTACCTGCGCACCGGCCGCGCGAGCGAGCATGGTGCGGCGGCCGGCCCGATGCTGCCCGTCACGCGCGATCTCGCGACCGTGCCGCAGGAAGACGTCGAGGCGATCGCCGCGTACATCCTGTCGATCCAGAAGCCGGCGGCCGCACGGCCCGCGGCGAGCGCCGCCGAACGCCATGCGACGACGCCGGCCGGCCAGCGCGGCGCGGTGCTGTTCCAGGCGTCGTGCGCGCAGTGCCACGGGCCGGCAGCGCCGATGCAGTCGATCGGCGAGCGGCCGACGCTCGCGTTCAGCACGGCGGTTGCTGCCGACACGCCGCGCAACGCGATCCAGATGATGTTCAACGGGATCGGCTGGCATGGCGAGGACACGCTGAACTACATGCCGTCCTACCTCGAACAGTACGACGACGCGCAGATCGCGGATCTCGCCGCCTACATCCGCGAAACGTACTCCGAACGCCCCGCGTGGAGCGGTATCGATACCCTGGCCGCGAAGCTCAGAAAGGAGGACAGCGCGCGATGATCACCCTCACCGTCAATGGCGTGCGGCACACGCTCGACATCGATCCGTCCACGCCGCTCCTTTACGCGCTGCGCAACGACCTGCACCTGCACGGCGCGAAGTTCGGCTGCGGCCTCGGGCAATGCGGCGCATGCACCGTGATCGTCGACGACAAGCCGATGTTCTCGTGCCTGATTCCGGTCGCCGCGCTCGGCGAGCGCCGCGTGCGGACCCTTGAAAGCCTCGGCACCGCCGAGCATCCGGGCAAGTTGCAGCAGGCGTTCATCGATCATCAGGCCGCGCAGTGCGGGTATTGCATCGCGGGCATGATCATGCGCGCGCAGGCGCTGCTCGAACGCAACCCGAAACCCACCGAACGCGAACTGCGCGCGCAGATGGAACCGAACCTGTGCCGTTGCGGCACCCACATGCGGATCCTCGCGGCGATCCGCCAGGTCGCCGGCCTGCCGGACCCGGAGCCGGCGGGCGCTCCCGTCATGATCAGCAAGGGACTCTGATGAACCCACCCGACGACATCGACGAAGGCCGCCGTCACTTCATGGTCTCCGGCGCGCTCTTCGTCGCGTTCAGTCTCGCGCCGGTCACGCGTGCCGCCGCGCAGCTCGTGATCGCGGACGAAGGCGCCGCCGTCCACGTCGGCAAGGCGACCGAAACGCTGGCCGGCAGCCTGAAGACCAACCCGCTGCTGGACGCGTGGATCAAGATCACGCCCGAGGGCAAGGTCACCGTGTTCACCGGCAAGGTCGAACTCGGCACCGGCGTGCGTACCGCACTACTGCAGGTCGCGGCCGAGGAGCTGAACATGAAGCCCTCGCTGATCACGTTCCTGACGGCCGACACCGGCGCATCGCCGGACGAGGGCCTGACAGCCGGCAGCCACACGATGGCCGACAGCGGCTCCGCATTGCTGAACGCGGCCGCGCAGGTGCGCGGGCTGCTGGTGGACGGCGCGGCGAAGCAGTTCGGCGTCGATCCGCGCACGCTCACCGTCGCCGATGCGGTGATCAAGGCGCAGGACGGCCGCACGATGCGCTATGGCGACGCGGTGCGCACGGTCGACCTGCACCGCAGCGCCACGCCGACGTCGCCGCTCAAGCCGCCCGCCACGTTCTCGGTGATCGGCACATCGCTGCCGCGCGTGGACATCCCGAACAAGGTCACGGGCGGCGTCAGCTACGTGCAGGACATGGCGCTGCCCGGCATGCTGCATGCGCGCGTCGTGATGCCGCCCGTGTACGACGCGAAACTGCTGTCGTTCGACGAAGCCGCGATCCTGAAGATGCCGGGCGTGGTGCGGATCGTGCGCAACGGCAGCATGCTCGCGGTCGTCGCGCAGGGCGAATGGCAGGCGGTCGTCGCGCAGCGTGCGCTGGCTGCCGGCAGCCGCTGGTCGCCCGGCCGCGCGCTGCCCGATCGTGCGACCGTTCACCAGGACCTGAAACGGATTGCGACGCAGCGCATCGAGATCGCGAACACGAAGGGCGACACCGCGCCGGCCACGAAGACGCTGTCCGCGACGTTCCTGAAGAACTACCTGCTGCACGGCTCGATCGGGCCGTCGTGCTCGGTCGCGCATCTCGAGAACGGCATGCTGACCGTGTGGACGCACTCGCAGGGCGTGTACCCGCTGCGCGACGCGCTCGCCGAGATGCTGTCGATGCCGAAGGCGAACGTGCGTTGCATTCACACCGAGGGTTCCGGCTGCTACGGGCATAACGGCGCGGACGACGTGGCCGCGCATGCGGCGCTGATCGCGGCGGCGATGCCCGGCAAGCCGATCCGCGTGCAATGGATGCGCGAGCAGGAACATACGTGGGACCACTTCACGCCCGCGATGGTCACCGAGCTCAGCGCGTCGCTCGACGCGAGCGGCCATATCGTCGACTGGAACTACGCGCTGTGGAGCAGCTCGCACAACGAACGGATCGTCAATGCCGGCCGGCTGCTGCCCGCGCGGATGCTCGAGCCGCCGTTCGTCTCCGCGCCGTCGACGCCGATGCTGCAGCCCGAAGGCGGCGGCGATCGCAACGCGATCCCGCTGTACGCGCTGCCGACCCAGCAAATCGTCAACAACTTCTCGCCGACGATGCCGCTGCAGACCTCGGCGATGCGCTCGCTCGGCGCACACACCAACGTGTGGGCGATCGAGAGCTTCATGGACGAGCTGGCGCACGCCGCCGGCGTCGATCCGGTCGAATTCCGGCTGCGGCACATGCAGGACCATCGTGCACGCCAGGTGATCCAGCTCGTCGCGACCAAGTTCGGCTGGCCGCGGCCGCCGCGCGCGCGCAACCGCGGCGTCGGCTTCGCGTTCGGCCGCTACAAGAACCTGATGGCCTACGTCGCGATGGCGATCGAGATCACGGTCGTGCCGGAAACGGGCCAGGTGACGCTCGAGCGCGCGGAAGTGGCCGTCGACGCGGGCCAGGTCGTGTCGCCGGACGGCATCCGCAACCAGATCGAAGGCGGCATCGTGCAGGCCGCAAGCTGGACACTGTACGAGGCGTTGAAATACGATACGCAGCGCATCCGCAGCTTCGACTGGAGCAGCTACCCGATCCTGCGTTTCGGCGCGGTGCCGCAAAGCATCAAGGTACACCTGATCAACCGCCCGGGCGCGCCGTTCCTCGGGGCGGCCGAAGCGTCGATGGGGCCGACCGCGGGTGCGCTGGCCAACGCGATCTTCGATGCGACCGGCCAGCGGATGCGCGAAATGCCGTTCGCGGGCGACGGGCTCAGGAAGCGCATCGACGCGTAGCGGCGGCACCTCAACAAAAAAGCCGCGCCGGCATGCACCGGCGCAGGCAACGAACAGGCTGGAGATTTCCCAACGATGGATACCTTGCTTTCGATGCGCGTGTTCACGCGCATCGTCGAGACGGGCAGCTTCACGCGCGCGTCCGACACGACCGGGCTCACGACGCCACGCGTGTCCGCGCTGCTGAGCACGCTCGAACAGCATCTCGGCTGCCGGCTGCTGAACCGCACGACCCGCCGGATTTCGCTGACCGAGGACGGACAGGCCTACTACGAGCGCTGCGTCGGCGTGCTGCGTGAAATCGACGACATGGAGGCAGCCGTCTCGCAGGCGCGCAACGTGCCGCGCGGCCGCCTGAAAGTGAACCTGCCGCCCGCGATGGCCAAGCAGATCATGGTG
This genomic interval from Burkholderia cepacia contains the following:
- a CDS encoding (2Fe-2S)-binding protein; its protein translation is MITLTVNGVRHTLDIDPSTPLLYALRNDLHLHGAKFGCGLGQCGACTVIVDDKPMFSCLIPVAALGERRVRTLESLGTAEHPGKLQQAFIDHQAAQCGYCIAGMIMRAQALLERNPKPTERELRAQMEPNLCRCGTHMRILAAIRQVAGLPDPEPAGAPVMISKGL
- a CDS encoding c-type cytochrome, producing the protein MKHKRLWFGATGIAVVGLAIAIGIMFKPSIAPIDPPARASFDPQLVRAGARVVALGDCVVCHTAQDGKPFAGGLPLVTPFGTIYATNITPDADTGIGRWSRDAFARALRSGIARDGHPLYPAFPYIHFTRMSDDDITAAYAYLMTREPVQTKTPPNELIFPLNFRPLVAFWNVLFLREGAYQPDPSQSAQWNRGKLLVDGLGHCASCHSPLNAIGGEQAGKAFDGGIVDGWEAPPLNALGNAVKPWTQAQLVTYLRTGRASEHGAAAGPMLPVTRDLATVPQEDVEAIAAYILSIQKPAAARPAASAAERHATTPAGQRGAVLFQASCAQCHGPAAPMQSIGERPTLAFSTAVAADTPRNAIQMMFNGIGWHGEDTLNYMPSYLEQYDDAQIADLAAYIRETYSERPAWSGIDTLAAKLRKEDSAR
- a CDS encoding xanthine dehydrogenase family protein molybdopterin-binding subunit, with protein sequence MNPPDDIDEGRRHFMVSGALFVAFSLAPVTRAAAQLVIADEGAAVHVGKATETLAGSLKTNPLLDAWIKITPEGKVTVFTGKVELGTGVRTALLQVAAEELNMKPSLITFLTADTGASPDEGLTAGSHTMADSGSALLNAAAQVRGLLVDGAAKQFGVDPRTLTVADAVIKAQDGRTMRYGDAVRTVDLHRSATPTSPLKPPATFSVIGTSLPRVDIPNKVTGGVSYVQDMALPGMLHARVVMPPVYDAKLLSFDEAAILKMPGVVRIVRNGSMLAVVAQGEWQAVVAQRALAAGSRWSPGRALPDRATVHQDLKRIATQRIEIANTKGDTAPATKTLSATFLKNYLLHGSIGPSCSVAHLENGMLTVWTHSQGVYPLRDALAEMLSMPKANVRCIHTEGSGCYGHNGADDVAAHAALIAAAMPGKPIRVQWMREQEHTWDHFTPAMVTELSASLDASGHIVDWNYALWSSSHNERIVNAGRLLPARMLEPPFVSAPSTPMLQPEGGGDRNAIPLYALPTQQIVNNFSPTMPLQTSAMRSLGAHTNVWAIESFMDELAHAAGVDPVEFRLRHMQDHRARQVIQLVATKFGWPRPPRARNRGVGFAFGRYKNLMAYVAMAIEITVVPETGQVTLERAEVAVDAGQVVSPDGIRNQIEGGIVQAASWTLYEALKYDTQRIRSFDWSSYPILRFGAVPQSIKVHLINRPGAPFLGAAEASMGPTAGALANAIFDATGQRMREMPFAGDGLRKRIDA